The Periplaneta americana isolate PAMFEO1 chromosome 10, P.americana_PAMFEO1_priV1, whole genome shotgun sequence genomic interval TCTTTTTCTGTAAGGCAGTGCATACTTAATTTAGTACATTCACACTCTTTACCAATACACAAGTGAAGTGAATTCACTACTAAATCTAGAACATTTATGTGGTGCCATACCATAATTTCTcttaaatcaataaattacttcTAAATAAGTCTGTACCATATATCTGCCTAATGGTCAATAAATGCAGTAAACCTTAAACTACGCCCACTTAAGTTAAATTAACCCATTAAGACCCACAATAGcatatcataattttttttttatattttattactaaacGAACTCAGATACATTGTTTCGGTATACACACACtggattttcgaaaaaaaattgtcagatttgaaatatacagtgtgtcctaTACATAGGACATTGGGGCTATATGAGAAATCTactagtaaattaatttacattactaagaaacattttctttcacaTCTTCATCtattaattttacaatttgtgATATTTCTCAAAACATTTGGCACAGAGTCCCCTTTCACACTTCACACACACACTGTTGTTGGCTTTCCCTTCGGACAATAGGCACACCGAAGTTGTTTTCCTGATGGATTTTTTGCTATGAAATGCCCAACGTTGTCGAACCTGACATCCATAAGACATTTTCTTTTTGATTGTGGTCCTGGTCTGGGTTTCGGTGTACCACTACTCTTCAAAAAAAAAGTTGCCAgtctgtaacataataataataataataataataatactaataataataataataataataaatgcattgcATGTCATATGATTACTAATATCATAAAATAAGTTGATTACTTACTCTCTTCGAAACATAAGCAGGTCATGAGTACCCAACTCAGCAGTAGTGTAGAGCTTCCAGGATGCTACCACCATGGTGTCCAAGATATTTGTGAATAGAGGGAAGTACCACTTCTTGCCTCAAATCCGGATTTGGTATACAGCCATCAGGTTATCGGAGAGGTCAACTCCATTCTTGTACTTATTGTAGGAACTAATGCAATGTGGGATTGCGATGTTAGTTCTTGAGCCTTTTGTCCTTCGTAGCACTTCTCCTTTAGGGTCGAGAGATTCAAAACTGGTGACAACTGTTACAACTTTGTTATCATTCCAGCGAACTATgccaatattattatttgtatccaAACATTTGTCTATAGCccctctttcctttttcttcatttcagAATGGTTTGAGTGGACATTTTTCAATGCGATTTTCTCGAACAGTTCCTGTCACAAAGAAacctttttctttcatcatgacaGCAAGTTTGTAGGAAGTGAAGAAGTTATCCATATAAGTAGCATGCTGTTTAGGGTTTTCAATTATGGATGCAAGCGATTTCACAACTCTAAATGACAGTGGTTCATTATCGTTATCCTTTTTTCCTTGGTATGGCAAAATCTGAAAAGGATAACCGTCATAACTACATAGCATCCAGAGTTTGTACCCAAATTTTACTGGTTTTCCCCTCATATACATTTTCAGAGTGTGCCTGCCATAATACTTCACCATCCTTTCGTCAATTGATAACTTATCACAAAAAACCCCATATTTCTTCAGAGATTCATTAGCTAAATCATATAGTGGCCTCACTTTGTAATATCTGTCTTCTTTGTCAATGCTGCTGTTGTCATTGAAATGAAGGTTCTTTTTTATCTCTTGGAATCTATTACGTGACATGCAGTCAGCAACATTTTCCACACTGCAATCTGGAGAACGATCCCAGTACATGTGCTCCCTTGGTAGTGTGTGGTATCCACTAAAAAGAAGAATACCCACGAACTTCATAAGCTCTTCTTTTCCAAGTGAAAATGAATGGTCATTTTTCTGTTGACTGTATACTTGTGTCTGTTCTAATATTTTGTCAAGAATATTGTTGGACATAGAAATAAATATGTCAGGGACAGACTTCCCTTGCAGACTATCCTTTATGGACTCCTTCATTGAAAGAGGAATTTTGTCAGGAGAATCGGAATATTGGGGACACCTTCCATTCAATTTTTTCCATTTTGGAGACTTTAGGGAAATTGTTTCTTTACTGCTGGGTTGGTTATTTGTCCTAGTTagttctgaagtgtttgtgttaATTGTAAGAGAGACATCTTCCTCCTCCGGAATTGTTAGTTCAACCGTACCTGCAATATCAGATGGCATACCAGTAGTTTTATCAGGAACCACAATGACGTCGTCATCAATATCCTCACAATCGCTTGGAGCATCTGGTGGTGGGGGAATTATAGCCACGGAGATTGAGCTGGCTTCATTTTCATCTGTTTCTTTATCCCATATTTGATACAAATATTCTACTGCCTCTTCAGATGACAGCAAATTGCGTTGCCTCTTGTCTGAAAAAATCATAGTAGAGAAATAATCCATATTGTCCCAATGTCCTATAGATATGACACTGAATATAAACACAATTATCTTGAACACTGGCACAAATATCGACTTGATTTCATTTATAGACTGTTATATATACATTTCCAGACAACAATAACATGATAGAACATTTAGAATTATATAActaacagaaatataaataaataagtctgcATACCTGTAGACATGATGTAGCCAGCAAGCAGTTACTTCAACCACTGGCGATTAGACGGGAATAAACAAAGCGATTGTTGAAAATCTTCGACAGagtgtgttcagaaaacattgcTGAGTCAATTGAACTGATAATCTTTGATTGAGAGCAAACACTCTTCACAAAATTCGCTTATTAACTGGAAATATGTTTTCGTCCTATTCATAGGACAATGGGATTAAATGGGTTAACTATAAGATGTAACAATTTCACtacataaaattagcaatttaAGGGAAATAATATCAAAGTACAAATTTAAtatgaacttgaaaacaacaattgACACCTATCATAGAACAAAAGTAAATTCACCCAATTATATTTCAATTGGGTTTCCAAAATTAACTTTCTGTACTTTAAGCATACAAATGTCAATTATGCTAATGACAAATAGTGAAGTATGTTaatcaatttttataataatagactATACAGTCATTTGTTTCAAATAAGTAGTCCATCATTCAGGTTATTCTAGTGTTTATTGAAATTAAGTGAAGAGATGTATTCCAAGGATATTTCTCGGAAAGTTTTGTCATCCAGGCAGCCACATGGTATATTGTGTTATGTCAGCAGATGATTGGTTGAATCTGTTTCTTATATCAAGAAATTATGtttgaagaaatattattaacgtgttaaaataacattttaaagaatAACACTCTTCTTCACTTCTACTGATGTTAAACTCCTATCTTTGATTTCACTGATTGCTTCATTGCTTTTGTCACTTGTGTTATTTTTGTTTGCAGGTGTTGCTGGATACCCTGCTACGAACTTGGAGGTGTGGATTTGCAGCAAGGGCACAGTTAGCCGACAACATCCTCTACAATTGTGGAGGCTTTGTGTTGGTGGGTGTCAGCTTTCTAGGCTTTCTCTTGTGGAACGGTGGTCTTGTGGTAGGTGATAGATCTGCCCACCAAATGGTACTCAACATTCCACAACTCTTCTACTTTTCTCTGtttcttgttatattttcatCTCCGTTTATGGTTCTATATATCAAAGAATTtctgataaatttattgaaacactGGAAATTGGTTTTGATGCTGCTAATAGGGTGTGCTATTATCGTTTACTCCAATACACATGTGCATACTTATTTGGTATCTGATAATAgacattatacattttatatcTGGAAGAGACTGTTTGAACGTTATTATCTAGTCAAGTACATGCTGATTCCAGTTTACATATTTGGGGCGTTTTCAACATTTAAATTGTTGAAAGAAACTGATATAGCTTTTCAAATAGGGTACATAGCATTTGTTGCTTTGTGCCTTGTTCCACAGAAGTTGTTGGAGTTCCGTTACTTCATTGTGCCATTTTTGATGTTCCGCCTACATGTCAACAGTAGGTCTTGGTGGCAGCTAGTACTGGAATTCACATTGTTTTCCTTGGTTAATGCAGTTActgtttacatatttataacaAGGACATTTTACTGGTTAGATTCAAAGGATGTTCAAAGATTTTTATGGTGAGTTTTTTCTGTCAACTGGGTCCTGTTTCATAAAACAGTACTCTAATATTTActgcagtaacagtaataattacaATTGGACTTGACCACTTTTTGTTCCATGAACCTACTGCAGTAAAATAAATTCGActgtaataattcacaatttaataaACTGGATTACTTATTTACACataagttcattgctgccctcacataagcccaccatcgttccctatcctgtgcaa includes:
- the Alg10 gene encoding dol-P-Glc:Glc(2)Man(9)GlcNAc(2)-PP-Dol alpha-1,2-glucosyltransferase isoform X1 — translated: MKDNTLLATEKCAILFVTTLFVLVTLCIFNMIYEVQKIPFVDEVFHIPQAEKFCRGQFNEWDRKITTLPGLYLLSVGVLMPLSTLLRWELCGIYALRLTNVFACFANFYIIYNIRRRLRPEREGLEERLQDLLSAVNLASFPVLYFFTFLYYTDMTATSLILLSYLLQLDGRTLSASLTASVAVFVRQTNIVWVAFIALLSVSHVLKSHVLQHNGRLSPKVSQSVKYLQVLLDTLLRTWRCGFAARAQLADNILYNCGGFVLVGVSFLGFLLWNGGLVVGDRSAHQMVLNIPQLFYFSLFLVIFSSPFMVLYIKEFLINLLKHWKLVLMLLIGCAIIVYSNTHVHTYLVSDNRHYTFYIWKRLFERYYLVKYMLIPVYIFGAFSTFKLLKETDIAFQIGYIAFVALCLVPQKLLEFRYFIVPFLMFRLHVNSRSWWQLVLEFTLFSLVNAVTVYIFITRTFYWLDSKDVQRFLW
- the Alg10 gene encoding dol-P-Glc:Glc(2)Man(9)GlcNAc(2)-PP-Dol alpha-1,2-glucosyltransferase isoform X2; translated protein: MVNDWDRKITTLPGLYLLSVGVLMPLSTLLRWELCGIYALRLTNVFACFANFYIIYNIRRRLRPEREGLEERLQDLLSAVNLASFPVLYFFTFLYYTDMTATSLILLSYLLQLDGRTLSASLTASVAVFVRQTNIVWVAFIALLSVSHVLKSHVLQHNGRLSPKVSQSVKYLQVLLDTLLRTWRCGFAARAQLADNILYNCGGFVLVGVSFLGFLLWNGGLVVGDRSAHQMVLNIPQLFYFSLFLVIFSSPFMVLYIKEFLINLLKHWKLVLMLLIGCAIIVYSNTHVHTYLVSDNRHYTFYIWKRLFERYYLVKYMLIPVYIFGAFSTFKLLKETDIAFQIGYIAFVALCLVPQKLLEFRYFIVPFLMFRLHVNSRSWWQLVLEFTLFSLVNAVTVYIFITRTFYWLDSKDVQRFLW